Within the Erigeron canadensis isolate Cc75 chromosome 6, C_canadensis_v1, whole genome shotgun sequence genome, the region GTTGGGAACTCTTAATTTGATATGAATTGCAATTGTGGTGCAGCTGAGAAAGCACTTATAGTGTTTCGATCAATGGAAACAAGGGATTCAGTTTCCTGGACCTCAGTCATCTCATGACTTGCCTTGGATGGAAATGCTGTTTACGCTCTCGAGCTCTTTTCATGATATTAATGGAGAAAGTTCAGCCAAGTCATGGAACGTCTGTAGCAATATTGCTTGCTTGCACACGTGCCGGAATGGTAGATAAAGGTTTGAAGTATTTCGAGAGTATGAAAAGGGACTACAAATTGAAACAGATTGAAACATTACGGATGTCTGGTTGATTTATTGAGCCGGGCAGGAAACCTTGATAGAGCATACGGGTTTATGCTGCAAATGCCAACTGCCCCGGATGTAATAATATGGAGAATATCTTTGGGATCTTGTAAGCTACAAGGAAACATGGTTCTAGCTGAATTTGCAACCAATAAGCTTCTTGAATTGGATCCTTCTAACAGTGGGAATTATATTctttcatcaaatatatatgttggGCTGTTGGCACAGAGAGATGGGATGGTTGCTATAAAAATGAGAAGGTTGTTTAATGAAGGTGATGTGTTAAAACCACTGGCTGGAGTTCTTTGCAAGTAAACAgatcaagaacaaaaaggtaTTTATTGTAACATATAAATTGATGTTTATATTGTATTTTGATCCACTAACGAAAGTTGTATTTTAGAGGTTAAACATAACTTTGATGGCGTTCCCTCCCCGAGCACTTGTTTCAAATGCTTTCTCGACATCTTCTTGTGTAAATTTGTATCTGTGAGTAATAAGTGGCTTCACGTCAATCTTCCCGGTTTTCAAAAGCTCAATACAGAGTGGCCATGTGTTTCTATATCTGAATATCCCGATAACATCAACTTCCCTATTGTCAAAAGAAAACCAATAGTCACTATTGTGATTGAAGAAACCTGCATATAATAACTGTGTCTATGTATGTGGAGCAAAATAAACGACAACCTTGCAGCTGCAGCAACCAAAGGGATGGTCATCTGACTCCGCCCCAATCCCACAAGACATACTTTACCACCAGCCCGAGTGGCATTTAAAGCCGTTGACATAGTTTTGTCAAAGCCCACACAGTCAAAGCTAATATCGATACTGTCACCCATGGTTTTCTGAATCTTTTCTGTGTCCTCGTCGGTATCCTGTACATATACAACCAACAATCCTGTCAATCTGATTCGACCCGAAACACTTTTATCCTAAGTTTTGTTTTTGCAGTAGTTGGTGTGTCAAATATTGTTGCAAAATTcatgttattttaaataaatgtatctAACTTTATGCTTTATAATTACTTTGGGAGTTTGAGTGATTTCAGCCAACCTACTTCTCCTTTAACTATCTTTTATAGAAATTATATACATTTGACCCAatccattcataagtaaatgggtcgaaattgccacctctaagtTATTCTTTCATGGAAAACTTCAGGTATTGAACTTTATTATCATATCTTGATCATGATATTAATGTAATGTGCAGAACCTGAAGGTTTGTTGAGACTTTAACGGTTCCATTTGCACCAAGATCCTTTGCAATTGATAATCTGTGGTCATCAATATCAGCAATGATGACTTTGGAGGCTCCAAAAGCATGGGCAGCCAGCATAGTTACAAGGCCTATGGGTCCAGCtccaaagatcaaaactttagAATCCGGGGTGACATTTGCTCGACGACAAGCATGCACACCAACACTAAGCGGTTCACACATGGCCCCTTCTTCCAAGCTCACATTATCAGGTAATTTGAACACTAAATTTTCTGGATGAACTACCTAATATAAGGCTAACACTCCATTAAAAGCTTGTTTTCAGTTATTCTTAATGTAACTATCAAAATCTTTAACTTTTTCATCTCACCTGATTGGCAAGTGAGCCATTGGTTGGTGGAGAGCCGAAAAACTTCATCTTTTTGCATAAGTTATAGGTTCCATTTTTGCAAAGATTACAAGTTTGGCAACTAATACCAGGTTCCAGGGCAACTCGATCGCCCACTGCTTGAGACTTCACATTGGACCCAACTTCTTTGATTATACCAGCACACTCATGTCCAATTACCATAGGCTTTTTAACTATGAAATTTGCAACCCGCATGTTCTAGTTGCACAAATCAACCAACTAATTACATCATATACAAAACTGGCAAAATGCATTTAGTCGAGACAGGTTGAGTCGTGTTTTTGGCTCAACATTAGTATTAATATGGCTACTGAAACTATATTAGTAAAAA harbors:
- the LOC122603681 gene encoding L-idonate 5-dehydrogenase-like, producing the protein MTNTEENEETNMAAWLLGIKNLQIQPYHLPPLGPNDVKVQIKALGICGSDVHHFKNMRVANFIVKKPMVIGHECAGIIKEVGSNVKSQAVGDRVALEPGISCQTCNLCKNGTYNLCKKMKFFGSPPTNGSLANQVVHPENLVFKLPDNVSLEEGAMCEPLSVGVHACRRANVTPDSKVLIFGAGPIGLVTMLAAHAFGASKVIIADIDDHRLSIAKDLGANGTVKVSTNLQDTDEDTEKIQKTMGDSIDISFDCVGFDKTMSTALNATRAGGKVCLVGLGRSQMTIPLVAAAAREVDVIGIFRYRNTWPLCIELLKTGKIDVKPLITHRYKFTQEDVEKAFETSARGGNAIKVMFNL